AGCCGCCGTCCAGGCCGTGAAGGCAGGGAGCGATTTAATTCTGGTTTGCCACTCACCCGATCAGCAAGCCGCCGTCCTTGAGGCTTTAATTCATGCCTTCGAAAAAGGGATTCTCTCTGAAGCGAAGCTAGACGCGTCGCTCGCCCGCCTTCTTGCGTTAAAGGAACGCTTCCTGCTTCATCCCCCTTCCATCCGTGCGCCCCTGATCAAACAGATCGTCGGATGTGCCACACATCAGGCGCTCGTCAAAGAGATCGAGAAAAAAAGTCGCGCCGCCATAAAGAAGCAAGGCAAACAGGGTATCTGAAAACGTGGCACTCCTTAAGAATTACATCGATGTGATTCTTCATTTAGACAAATATCTTAACGGGATATTTCAGGATTATGGACTCTGGATCTACTTCATCCTTTTTCTGATTATTTTCTGTGAAACAGGTCTGGTCGTAACCCCTTTTCTCCCAGGGGATTCCCTCTTGTTTGCTGTCGGGGCCCTTGCGGCGGGGAATGGGCTCAAGATCGAATGGTTGATCCCTTCGCTCATTGTTGCGGCAGTGACCGGAGATGCGGTGAACTACAGAATCGGGTACTACTTCGGCCCAAAAATATTCCGTAAAGAAGGGGGCCGTCTCTTAAACCGGGCGCATCTTGATCGTACTCGGCTCTTTTATGAAAAATATGGGGGGAAAACGATTATTATTGCCCGCTTCGTTCCGATTATCAGGACCTTCGCGCCTTTTGTCGCCGGAATCGGGAAAATGGATTACTGGAGTTTTACCGGATACAATGTCTTCGGTGGGATACTATGGA
This genomic interval from Candidatus Manganitrophaceae bacterium contains the following:
- a CDS encoding DedA family protein, which translates into the protein MALLKNYIDVILHLDKYLNGIFQDYGLWIYFILFLIIFCETGLVVTPFLPGDSLLFAVGALAAGNGLKIEWLIPSLIVAAVTGDAVNYRIGYYFGPKIFRKEGGRLLNRAHLDRTRLFYEKYGGKTIIIARFVPIIRTFAPFVAGIGKMDYWSFTGYNVFGGILWIVSFLAGGYFFGQLPLIKENFTLVILGVIGVSLLPMIVEFLRVRYGSVILPKYKGAQK